A single genomic interval of Macadamia integrifolia cultivar HAES 741 chromosome 6, SCU_Mint_v3, whole genome shotgun sequence harbors:
- the LOC122081384 gene encoding uncharacterized protein LOC122081384 isoform X2 produces the protein MHRSSSTSRASEEFFAHLSSPLPSSKGSQGVKTAENSELPTYDPLSEAAKKEKSRIKFAENAVHLIPVVLVLCAIILWFFSNPVEMVNKDDSVLARIKGLTIDGNINNNGQIGVPAALDQPARKSDQKKVFRKRN, from the exons ATGCACAGATCGTCGAGCACATCTCGAGCCTCTGAGGAATTCTTTGCTCACCTCTCCTCACCATTGCCATCGTCGAAGGGCTCTCAGGGTGTGAAAACTGCAGAGAACAGTGAGTTGCCTACCTATGATCCCCTGTCCGAGGCGGCGAAAAAGGAGAAGTCCCGTATTAAATTTGCAGAGAACGCTGTCCATCTAATACCTGTAGTGCTTGTTCTATGTGCCATCATTCTCTGGTTTTTCTCCAACCCAG TTGAAATGGTGAATAAAGATGATTCAGTTCTTGCCAGAATCAAGGGGTTGACAATCGACGGTAACATCAACAACAATGGTCAGATTGGCGTGCCAGCTGCCTTGGATCAACCAGCCCGAAAGTCAGATCAAAAGAAAGTTTTCAGGAAGAGAAACTGA
- the LOC122081384 gene encoding uncharacterized protein LOC122081384 isoform X1: MHRSSSTSRASEEFFAHLSSPLPSSKGSQGVKTAENSELPTYDPLSEAAKKEKSRIKFAENAVHLIPVVLVLCAIILWFFSNPAVEMVNKDDSVLARIKGLTIDGNINNNGQIGVPAALDQPARKSDQKKVFRKRN; the protein is encoded by the exons ATGCACAGATCGTCGAGCACATCTCGAGCCTCTGAGGAATTCTTTGCTCACCTCTCCTCACCATTGCCATCGTCGAAGGGCTCTCAGGGTGTGAAAACTGCAGAGAACAGTGAGTTGCCTACCTATGATCCCCTGTCCGAGGCGGCGAAAAAGGAGAAGTCCCGTATTAAATTTGCAGAGAACGCTGTCCATCTAATACCTGTAGTGCTTGTTCTATGTGCCATCATTCTCTGGTTTTTCTCCAACCCAG CAGTTGAAATGGTGAATAAAGATGATTCAGTTCTTGCCAGAATCAAGGGGTTGACAATCGACGGTAACATCAACAACAATGGTCAGATTGGCGTGCCAGCTGCCTTGGATCAACCAGCCCGAAAGTCAGATCAAAAGAAAGTTTTCAGGAAGAGAAACTGA